The following coding sequences are from one Bos indicus x Bos taurus breed Angus x Brahman F1 hybrid chromosome 5, Bos_hybrid_MaternalHap_v2.0, whole genome shotgun sequence window:
- the LOC113893561 gene encoding olfactory receptor 8S1-like: MDLRNHSTVTEFILLGLSANPHTQALLFVLFLGIYLLTIMGNLMMLLVIKADSHLHTPMYFFLSHLSFVDICFSSVTVPKMLENLLSRRKTISVEGCLAQVFFVFVAAGTEACLLSVMAYDRYAAICHPLLYGQIMSKKLYIQLVWGSWGLGFLDALINIFLAVNMIFCEAKIIPHYSCEMPSLLSLSCSDISRNLIALLCSTLLHGLGTFLLVSLSYAHIITTILSISSTSGRSKAFSTCSSHLTAVTLYFGSGLLRHLMPNSGSPAELIFSVQYTVIMPMLNPLIYSLKNKEVKVALKRTLEKYLQHIRC; encoded by the coding sequence ATGGACTTGAGGAACCACAGCACTGTCACAGAGTTCATCCTCCTCGGACTGTCTGCCAACCCTCACACCCAGGCTCTGCTCTTTGTGCTATTCCTGGGGATTTACCTTCTGACAATAATGGGGAACTTGATGATGTTGCTGGTGATCAAGGCTGATTCCCACctccacacacccatgtacttcttcctgagCCACCTCTCTTTCGTTGATATCTGCTTCTCTTCAGTCACAGTGCCCAAGATGTTGGAGAACCTCCTGTCTCGAAGGAAAACAATATCGGTAGAGGGCTGCCTAGCTCAGGTCTTCTTTGTGTTTGTTGCTGCAGGGACCGAAGCCTGTCTGCTctcagtgatggcctatgaccgctatgctGCGATCTGCCACCCTCTACTCTATGGACAGATCATGAGTAAAAAGCTGTACATTCAGCTTGTGTGGGGCTCGTGGGGCCTGGGCTTTCTGGACGCACTCATCAACATCTTCCTAGCTGTGAACATGATCTTCTGTGAGGCCAAAATCATCCCTCACTACAGCTGTGAAatgccctctctcctctccctgtccTGCTCTGATATCTCCAGAAACCTCATTGCCTTGCTCTGTTCCACTCTGCTACATGGGCTGGGAACCTTCCTTTTGGTCTCCCTATCCTATGCCCACATTATCACCACCATCCTGAGCATCAGCTCTACCTCAGGCAGAAGcaaggccttctccacctgctcttCCCACCTCACTGCAGTGACACTGTACTTTGGCTCAGGTTTGCTCCGCCATCTTATGCCAAATTCAGGATCCCCTGCAGAACTGATCTTCTCTGTGCAGTATACTGTCATCATGCCCATGCTGAATCCCCTCATTTACAGTCTGAAAAACAAGGAGGTGAAGGTGGCTCTGAAAAGAACTTTGGAAAAGTATTTGCAGCATATCAGGtgctga